Genomic window (Deltaproteobacteria bacterium):
AGCGGATTTGAAACTGTTGGCCGCCCTGGACGAAATACCGCAATGGGAAAGACCGGCACCTGGACCCAGGGCGGAACGTCCCAAAACAAATTATGTGCGACATAAGGTACAAAGAGGAGAGACCCTGACCGGTATCGCCAGAAAATACGGCACAACCATAAGCGAGCTTCAAAAGAAGAACAACTTATCAAAAAAGACACTCATAAAAGTGGGACAGGTTTTAGTGGTTCCCACCCAAGGATCCGGGTACGTAAATACAGGGGGGAAGAATAAAAGGGATAGCGGGAAAAGGGCCAATATACGTTGTTATAAAGTAAAAAAAGGGGACACGTTGGCCTCCTTATCCAGGCGTTTCGATGTTTCCATAGATGACCTGAAGAAAATGAATAAGATAAAGGGGTCCCTGATCAAAACCGGAACAACGATCCGAATCATTCAATGACCGGTTTGCCCTCAGCCAAGTCCCCTGATTTCCCCGATTTTCTCCATGAGTCTCTTGGGAGAAACGGGTACGAGGGTCTTTATCTCTTGCGCAAAAATCGATATTTTGTATTCTTCAATCATCTTGCCTAACTCGGAGATGGCTTTTCTTGTTTTCTCCGAATAAACCGGGGATAAATTCTCTACCAGGTCATTGTAAGCCTCCTGGAATTTGATGACAGGTTCTTCTTTAAGCCTGTCTTTTCCCAGATTTTGGCATCCCCGTTCCGTTCTGATTTTTATTGTCCTGATATAACGCATGAGATTGTCCCAATCATCTTCCGAATAGTCCATAAAAAAATCAGATGGCACGAGTGCATCCAGGTCTTTTTTCCGTTTATCAAGGAATTCCAGAACGATGGGGGTACTCTTGTTTTTGCGGGTAAGGTTTTCGATCACTTGACGAGCATCGTCATACTGCTTCATTAGTCGTATCTGAAAA
Coding sequences:
- a CDS encoding DUF3418 domain-containing protein, translating into MIENLTRKNKSTPIVLEFLDKRKKDLDALVPSDFFMDYSEDDWDNLMRYIRTIKIRTERGCQNLGKDRLKEEPVIKFQEAYNDLVENLSPVYSEKTRKAISELGKMIEEYKISIFAQEIKTLVPVSPKRLMEKIGEIRGLG